The following are from one region of the Dreissena polymorpha isolate Duluth1 chromosome 2, UMN_Dpol_1.0, whole genome shotgun sequence genome:
- the LOC127867474 gene encoding uncharacterized protein LOC127867474 has product MEEDRHGDEHSGMDELDYSQEDIEFALYSQIHFESNPDASNISSYAEVENKDFIVNSFTYDVIGEKSSGFVSLPTTVDTILQKCVREKYDTGAVSDDAIELCFVNRKNKVNSNAIKKRNNEDKANKDRENMTCKGSKCVEILSKTKSDNFAEESKLGHRKHKKKVGSAYGAKTRTDFDKSNHAHVIFVSSSESTSSDSDDIYGILGELSENDSNLEMNVEQTDLFAETRNEDKWAISTADSHSAQLKGGVKGRYFKEGLRCNNCNQVGHLSKNCPQPKKMPVCSLCSDSEHTSRTCPNIFCYNCEEPGHDLRGCKAPRRLNMVCFRCNMNGHDQKKCPDVWRQFHLTTESGKLQQPNSRRKRRIALSCYNCGETKHLGHECREERSNKFMRVSTPFVCRYQMDQGFDDMSGRNEGWEEMGSKRRRQYDAPQHKRFSSPNRDEFNTDMEKDSGNSNLRLYELRKLRSLDGDTDLPRPPNNKEKFDNRSEYLDRSVPSNESTSCIDIYPIEMDSGHIGPESKRLKTGYCGDKLEKLKTALQSTMQRVPDFVPLRKEEMLPEFISYKKEKRLPEFLTSKTDKRLPEFISSKKQKLPEFISFKKGRSSNPDGGNNFDNLRITVKSDINEMDMKMEKKKKQKTDDNEKDVKIKNKKKQKTNVCAENLKDKESKKVGMGDGENISETVVRTKSVKSKNKRHTSNQDLLNTLGKYYDEGIRNKHKKLNKNVPKSSTFTEVDFPRSAVDLSVTFESGDIGLSRSDVRNRNVKVNTNDSSNPDDLFSIQKLHKIKSKLSQGENVSEVQEDGDVNHQAFNNEWWNEKKRPKTRIRNKRKKEKAKKRKGTSKSSVTNVTVDIN; this is encoded by the exons ATGGAAGAAGACAGGCATGGCGATGAACATTCAGGCATGGATGAGTTAGATTATTCACAAGAAGATATTGAGTTTGCACTGTATTCACAGATACATTTTGAAAGCAACCCAGACGCTTCAAATATTTCTTCATATGCAGAAGTGGAAAATAAGGATTTTATAGTTAACAGTTTCACCTATGATGTAATTGGTGAAAAATCATCAGGGTTTGTTTCTTTACCTACAACTGTAGACACTATTTTGCAAAAATGCGTAAGGGAAAAATATGATACTGGAGCTGTCAGTGATGATGCAATAGAATTATGTTTTGTCAAcagaaaaaataaagtaaattcaAATGCTATCAAAAAAAGAAACAATGAAGACAAAGCCAATAAAGATCGAGAAAACATGACATGTAAAGGATCCAAGTGTGttgaaattttatcaaaaacaaaatCAGACAACTTTGCAGAAGAATCAAAGCTTGGACACAGAAAACACAAAAAGAAAGTTGGTTCAGCATATGGTGCAAAAACTAGAACTGATTTTGACAAAAGCAATCATGCGCACGTTATTTTTGTGTCATCATCAGAGAGTACCAGTAGTGACAGTGATGATATTTATGGCATTCTTGGGGAACTGTCAGAGAATGATTCAAACTTGGAGATGAATGTTGAGCAGACTGATTTGTTTGCTGAAACAAGGA ATGAAGATAAATGGGCCATTAGTACAGCTGACAGTCACAGTGCCCAGCTAAAAGGTGGTGTAAAAGGTCGCTACTTCAAGGAGGGTCTGCGCTGTAACAACTGCAACCAAGTGGGACATCTGTCTAAAAACTGCCCTCAACCAAAG AAGATGCCAGTGTGTTCACTGTGCTCAGATTCGGAGCACACAAGTCGCACATGTCCGAACATTTTCTGTTACAACTGTGAGGAGCCTGGTCATGACTTACGTGGTTGCAAGGCACCCAGACGTCTCAACATGGTGTGCTTCCGCTGCAATATGAATGGGCATGACCAGAAG aaatgTCCTGATGTATGGAGGCAGTTTCATTTAACA ACGGAGTCAGGGAAACTGCAACAACCAAATTCAAGAAGGAAGAGGAGGATAGCTTTATCGTGCTACAACTGTGGGGAAACTAAACATTTGGGTCAT GAGTGTAGGGAGGAGAGAAGCAACAAGTTCATGCGAGTCAGCACGCCCTTTGTGTGTCGCTACCAGATGGACCAGGGATTTGATGATATGA GTGGGAGGAATGAGGGCTGGGAAGAAATGGGGTCAAAGCGGAGACGGCAGTATGATGCTCCACAACACAAACGATTTAGTAGTCCAAACAGGGACGAGTTCAATACAGACATGGAGAAGGATAGTGGTAATAGCAATTTAAGATTATATGAATTAAGAAAATTACGAAGTCTGGATGGAGATACAGATCTGCCAAGGCCTCCGAACAATAAAGAGAAATTTGATAATAGAAGCGAATACCTGGATAGAAGTGTTCCTTCTAATGAGAGCACCAGTTGTATAGACATTTATCCTATTGAAATGGATTCAGGACACATTGGACCCGAGTCGAAAAGATTAAAGACGGGTTATTGTGGGGACAAGTTGGAAAAGTTGAAAACTGCTCTTCAGTCAACAATGCAAAGGGTGCCTGATTTTGTTCCCTTAAGGAAAGAGGAAATGTTGCCAGAGTTTATTTCATACAAGAAAGAGAAAAGGTTGCCGGAATTTCTTACGTCCAAGACAGATAAAAGGTTGCCGGAATTTATTTCATCTAAGAAACAGAAGTTGCCTGAGTTTATTTCTTTCAAGAAAGGTCGATCAAGCAATCCTGATGGTGGGAACAACTTTGATAATCTGAGAATAACGGTGAAAAGCGATATCAATGAAATGGACATGAAGATGGAAAAGAAGAAAAAGCAAAAGACAGATGACAATGAAAAAGACGTGAAgattaaaaataagaaaaagcaAAAGACAAATGTCTGTGCAGAAAATTTAAAAGATAAAGAATCCAAAAAGGTTGGAATGGGTGATGGGGAAAATATCAGTGAAACAGTGGTCAGGACAAAAAgtgttaaaagtaaaaacaaaagacATACATCAAATCAGGATTTATTGAACACTTTGGGAAAATATTATGATGAAGGTATTCGAAACaagcataaaaagttaaacaaaaatGTGCCTAAAAGCAGTACTTTCACTGAGGTGGATTTTCCAAGGTCTGCAGTTGACCTGTCAGTGACCTTTGAGAGTGGCGATATTGGCCTAAGCAGGTCAGATGTCAGGAATAGAAATGTCAAGGTGAATACTAATGACAGTAGTAACCCAGATGATTTATTTTCTATTCAGAAACTGCATAAAATAAAGTCAAAGTTATCGCAGGGGGAGAATGTGAGTGAAGTACAGGAAGATGGGGACGTCAATCATCAGGCCTTTAACAATGAATGGTGGAACGAGAAAAAGAGACCAAAAACGAGAataagaaataaaagaaaaaaagaaaaggcAAAGAAGAGAAAGGGAACGTCCAAATCTTCTGTTACAAATGTTACTGTTGatattaattga